Part of the Lotus japonicus ecotype B-129 chromosome 6, LjGifu_v1.2 genome, AGTATGCCgctaagctggaatctttggcgaagcaccGTTTCCTTGCCAACCGTGTTGATGAGGCGTACCTATGCGCTAAGTTTACGAATGGGCTCCGACCTGAGATCAAAGAGTCGGTACAACCTTTGGGGATACGTGCATTCCAACTGCTGGTGGAGAAGTGCAGGGAGATAGAAGCAATAAAGAACAAGAGGAAGGATAAGCTGTATCGAGGAGGGTCGATGAGATTCGGAAGCCAAGGCCAAGGAGGACGCGACAAGGGGAAACGACATCAGAGGAAGCCTTACCATCGTCAACAAGAAGATGAGAAGTCTCAGGGAGGGTACAGACCCATGCCTACAGCCCTAGGAAGACAAGGGAGCCAAGCCGAAAACCGTGGTGTTCAGTGCTTCAGATGTGCagagtttgggcattttgccgCTGCTTGCAAGGAGGATGGACCGTTATGCTACAATTGTCACAAGCCGGGACATCTTTCCAGGACTGTAGAGCACCAAAAGTGGAGCCAGCTGCGTGCGTTACACGGGGGACTCACCCGACTGTCGAAGGACGAGTGCACTTAATGACGGGGACTGAGGCTACAGATGCTGAGGAGGAGACCTGAGGATGTGTGGCGAGGATGCAAGTTCTCTATTGTTTGTTTTGCTTAGGAGCGACgtgtttgtttcttttatgGATTGTAGGAACTAGCTTCAAACCTTatgttcttgttttttttttcttttcccgtCTGTCCTTATGTTGCTACTTCGGTTGTTAAGTCTCTGACTACGACCTTGTCTTATCTAAGCTACTCGTGGTACTTTGAAGCAAGTGTTTTATTGAAAACCTCTTGTATATGTTCAGTGCCTTAGTGGGTATGTGATATGCTCGCGTGATTGTTTTGTGTGTTGCCCTTGTAGTGTTCTTGAGGGAGATTTAGAGGAGTTCCACTAGGCCTAGAATTTCGTCTTGTGCTGGTATGTGTTGGTAAAGGAAGAGAGGAACTAGGGAATTGATTCTAGTGAGATGTTAAGGTTGTACGATCTTCAAGTGGAAGTGTCGAAGGACGAGAGAACTCTACTAGGTTAGAGGCTTGTGATGTGATTATACGTATTGATTAGGTGAAGGCAGGGCTAGGAATTAATCCTAGGAGGTGACCTCGTTTGGGTAGGGTTGTTCGAGTTCTATCCTTAGAAGGGTTGTAATTGGAGATTGTTCTTAGACGTGGGTAAGGATCAGAATTAGATCGAGTTCTTGTTGTTTAGGCAAATGGATCTTAGAGTTAAGGGGATGATTTTTCTTGAGGAATTTTGAAGAGGGGAAAGATCTAAAGTTTTACCGGTTAGGGTGTTTAGAGGTGAACTAAGTCATGTTGTGTACAAGTTGGAATTCGAAGAGTTGGGACTTGAGGATGCTTTGGTCTGAGATAGGAGAAGTAGATTATGGATTCCCGAATAAGGATTTGAAGTTGGAGGGTTTTGACTGTGGAATTATTAAGTGGATGAGATAGGTTTTGAATCTTTGGACTGTGGATTTAAAAGATTGTTGGGGCTTATGCCAACTTGCCGGATTACTGAATTGTCGAATTGATTGTGTTGTGATGGTAGTCGTGTTGTTGGAGTTGCATTTTAGGATTGAAATCTCGGATTGAGAAGTTTAGGGCTTCCGTTATAAGTAATTGGTTATAGgggattaagatttgaatccttGGAAGTTCAATGAATGGCTATAGTCGAGTGATTAACTACGGGCAAGGGCTTATGTTTAGAAGGTTGAATGGGGAAAGTGAATATTTGGAACCTCTTTTGTTTGAGTTCGAGTTTTGGTGTAGAATCCTTTATATGACTTAAGCGAATTTCGGAGTTGCCGTTCGGTGTTGACTTTGATTGTCCGTGATAATAGTACCTATGTATAGAAGTTGATGATGAAGGAATTGTACAATTGGTTGTGAGATCCTTAATTGTTTAGTTCACATGATTGTCCAAGTAGAGAGAGACTAAGTCGAGGGATTCAATGTTTGGTTGTGTGAAATCCTAGGGGAAATTGTTGGAGGATGAATAGCTCAGAAGGTTTGATTTCGAGTTAAGTGTATTCctttgtgatgagaggagtgaGGAAGATGGCATTAATTGTTTATGATTGTTAgagagtggaaaatgagttggGGATTAAGATCTTGATGTTAGGGAAGAGGATGTGAAGTTAAGAAATGGATTCACGTTAGAAGTTGATAGGTGAGGGGATAGCAGAGGTTTGGACTTGAGAACGGTTTAGATCATAGGGCTTGAGGAATCTTGCTATGAGTATGAGAGACTTAAGATTCAGTGAGATGTGATCAAGAAGCTAGGGTTTGAACTTTGTTGGAATTATCAAACTAGAGAAGGAGCTTTCGGTATCAAGTTGATTTTCCCCAAGTGTTGGTTTGTGGGTGTGCTACCAAGAGTTTAGGTAGAGGTGATACTTCGGGTAAATAGAAGAGAGTGCGGTAGTTAGAGCTACATTTAGACTtgtagtttcgaggacgaaactaatTTAAGGGGGGTAGAAATGTAAGACCCGTGAAAGTttaagagaaataaactcaGTCAATTTCTCGGTTTAGTGCTTTAATGCTCGGTTAATGTGATGTTTATGGGTGTGACCTTGTACGATGAATTTTATCTTAGGAATGTAgtattttgattattaatatcGAAGTTATTTTCCAAGTGTTTCATTCTTCGTTCGTCGAAGGATTCGGCTGCACTACGGAAAGCGGTCGAACAGACGCGTTTCGCCGAGAGCGCCCTTTTGTCATCGAATTATTATTCGAatgtgaaataaatattttccttatcattaCGATAATCTACGCGTAATTTCGagaattttgactgtaatatcgaTATAGGGTCGAGAAACTCGCCCGGTAGTGTTTTCGGCTCGAAAACGAGTCGAGTTCGACTCGTAAACGAGCCAATCACGAATTGGCCAGAAAATATCTGATCTTGGGGTTGAGTGTTCAGATGTTGAGTGTGGAGAGAAAGGCTATTAGGGTAGGCTCATGGACCAAGACTAGAAAGGTTAGTATCATGATTGCTTTACCATAAGTAGTGTGCATGGGAAGATAAACCAAAGTCAAAAGTGCAAGCCACCTTTCACCTAGGGAAACGTCCATCACCTTGTCATAGAAGCTTCCCATCAGATTTCTGAACCAAAGTAAAGGAAAGGAGAGGACTTTAGAGAGataagtgagagagagtgaacatcatcttcatcttatcttcatccttcttaccaaaaactgaaatcttcatcatctcttAACACCACCAAGAAATCATCTTTTATCTTCCATTCCTTCACAAAAGAGTTAGCATTCAAGGTGAGGATCATGGTGATGGTTTCCAAATTTAAAAAGgagctatctttctcttcatcttttcaaaaaaaccgagttgatgttgttgttgtgcttgtGATCTCCTTGGCTTCATGCATGTGAAAAGTGTTTtgaaaaaggttgaagcttgatGTTAGGGCTTCATGCTCTTGTGTTCTGAACCTTAGATTTCGAAAATGGAGAGCCAAGGAAGAAAACTACTCATCATAAAACCTTTTCTTGTTCAAAAGGTTGAATCTTGATGTTTTAATGTTCTCATGAAGTAAAGACTTCAAGAGTAGGTTTCCAAGCTTGTTTCTTAAAATCCTTGAGGCTAAAAGTTCAGTTTTTAACCCTAAAAGATCATTCCAAGTGTTGTTTCAAACTCATACCCTTGAGCTCTTAAGACTAAGTCAATTCATGAGAAGTGCTAGACTTAGTTAAGAGTGTGTGTGATTTCTATGTGATTTTGGTGATTGATGTTTGTGTGGACTATGTGTTTGTGTGAAGGTGAAGAACACCTTGTTCATTTCATTACAAGGAGCTAAAGGCTAGGAAGGAAATCAGACTAGAGAAGTTAAGGAGAAAGCCAACgatcgaggtaagggcacttcgggtcTTGGACTTTAGCGTGCACGAATTGTGTGTTAGGATTGCATGAACTTGTATGATGATTATGAACATGTTAAGACCTTGAAAGACTTATGTAAATGAGCTTAGTATGTTGTATGATCCTTATAATCATGAATGGGAACTTAAAGGTTAAGTCTTGGGCTAAAAATCAAGTTAAAAGTGAGAAAAAGCATGAAACTCGGAAGAGGTACAGAACCGCGGCGCATGTGCGTGGGCTGTTagcgcacatgcgtgggactTCTGTCCCTCCAGTGCCAAGTGACGTTTCTTTGCTGCTTCGTAAtgttttgggcataactccttgaTTATGAGTCCAAATGgtgtgaaaccaattttatttgaaagatAACTTAAAGGGATTCAATCTAGaaaagtttcataatttttggattgctatTTCAATACAGTTTTGAATTTTATTCCACCCCTTTTTCTGCTGCCGAGTAAGCTGGACAGTTCGTAttgttttgggcataactccttggataTGAGTCCAAATCGTGTGAAACCACTTTTatttgaaagctaacttaaagttattaaatatttgaaagtttcataatttttagattgctagtttaatacagttttcaattttaattctacCATTTTCTGCTGTTTTGTTGCCCTGAATTAAATGCATGACATACATGAAGTTTATGAGTTAAGAATGCTTGATTAACATGAGGAATTGCTTATGAACATGGTGAATGATAACATGCTTAAGTGCCTTGATGTTGAGAACATGATTACTTGTTGAGAACATGCTTACTTGTTGAGTACATGACTACTTGTTGAATATGACATGATGAACTCTTAGGATGTTTATGATGAATGTAAGTCTTGAATTATGTTCTTATGATGCATGATATAGTATGCCTTGATATTTATCGAATGATATGCGTTGTATGTGCGATGTTGATCGAATGAGATCGAACGTGGAACCTACGATGGTTGGGCTACCGTGGCGACGGATAGCTGGTGACACCTATGAGCTGGTGACCCCGATCACTCATGTTAAGGTGTGGTGGAGTCGTCATCGATCGACAGAAGACTATAActtcgttgtttgactaattcaTGGAGCATATCATTGCATTGACCGAGGGTACTGCTTGGATAGGGTACGCCGAGGTGTTGGCTAATGACTGCATGGGAAGGGTCATTAGATAAGTGGCAATTGACTGCTGTATGGGTCTTTGTCCCGCCTGCCTGGTATGGAGTTGGCGTTTATCCAGATCATGGTGTGCATTGAGCATCAAGCATATTGCATACGCTAACAATATAGAGAAACATAGGTTCCCTTGAACGTCGTTGACGTAAGAACATTGGTTGTTGTCTTGTGGGTTGTGTTAGACGATTGAATTCCCTATAAGGTGCAACGTGTGGTTGTGGGCCTTGTGCCTTGCTTGTTGAAGTGTTTTCCTTATCTTATGCTACATCTAGAATTCTTTAGGGATGTATTAGTATGTCGTTTGGTAAGATTCTTGATAGGTGATTATATATGCGAATATGCATGCTCTTACTTGCTCGTATGTGTGCACGTCCTAATTATGGCCTTGTGGTataagaagttgacccttgcaccttTTTTCTGTTATAAATGTTCGACGACGCTGCCCTAAAGGATGAGCAAGAGACAGATGGACGCATGCGAGGAGACGCCGCAAGGAAATGATGTGACGACGAGCTAGCGATTCAGAGATTAGCCGTGTGGAGATTGCGGGGAGTTCGATGGGCATATGAGGCTTTTAGTTTATATTCCTTTTGGAGTCTATGTTGTGATTATATTCGTTGATGTAAGGGTACTTATTAT contains:
- the LOC130725239 gene encoding uncharacterized protein LOC130725239, whose amino-acid sequence is MAEAMANLTNVVARQAANAAAQVTATAQRSIAEEERLARQQRQEEAQVHIMGLIDFGRLDPPKFFGGADPEKADLWIQEIEEIFRVSRTPTETRVDCATYLLMGEAEYWWRGTRLMMESNRVPVTWDAFCVVFMDRCFPISAREEKEAQFLKLFQGNMVVAEYAAKLESLAKHRFLANRVDEAYLCAKFTNGLRPEIKESVQPLGIRAFQLLVEKCREIEAIKNKRKDKLYRGGSMRFGSQGQGGRDKGKRHQRKPYHRQQEDEKSQGGYRPMPTALGRQGSQAENRGVQCFRCAEFGHFAAACKEDGPLCYNCHKPGHLSRTVEHQKWSQLRALHGGLTRLSKDECT